A window from Pagrus major chromosome 4, Pma_NU_1.0 encodes these proteins:
- the LOC140994619 gene encoding transcription factor E2F5-like, which yields MDPEESPHSPDRDTSVPEQNPKCHRSTRSLNLLATRFVRLLQDAEGGVLDLKDAVRILAVGQKRRIYDITNVLEGIGLIMKMSKSIVKWKGSMPGSNAHESSNRVMELKSELEDLEQREKMLDQQKFWVEQSIRNTTEDCSNLTYVNHEDICNCFSGHTLLAVRAPSGTQLDVPIPKAVQNCPAKYQIHLKSINGPIDVVLLNKLSVSSAPVVLPVPPPEDILRKAKLAMSTSDVTESSFTPCQPSANTRYSPSFLRTAMEDMQRLESSTARNPESNRTEASGLRTLSKELEELLQPTKELMNADLIKQLLTSEVLSPLLRLSPPPSEQDYACNLDESEGLCDLFDIPVLNV from the exons ATGGACCCTGAAGAAAGCCCACACAGTCCAGACAGGGACACCTCCGTGCCAGAACAGAACCCCAAGTGCCACAGGAGTACGAGGAGCCTTAACCTGCTCGCCACGAGGTTCGTCCGCTTGTTACAAGACGCTGAGGGCGGTGTGCTGGACCTCAAAGAC GCTGTCAGGATCCTGGCTGTCGGGCAGAAAAGGCGTATCTACGACATCACAAATGTGCTGGAGGGCATTGGTCTGATTATGAAAATGTCCAAAAGCATTGTAAAGTGGAA GGGTTCAATGCCTGGATCAAATGCACACGAGTCATCCAACAGAGTAATGGAGTTGAAGTCTGAGCTGGAGGATTtggagcagagagaaaagatgTTGGACCAGCAGAAATTCTGGGTTGAACAGAGCATCAGGAACACAACAGAAGACTGCAGCAA TCTGACTTATGTAAATCATGAAGATATCTGCAACTGCTTCAGTG gCCACACTCTTTTAGCAGTACGGGCACCATCTGGTACACAGCTAGATGTTCCCATTCCTAAAGCT GTCCAGAACTGCCCGGCAAAGTACCAGATCCACCTGAAAAGCATCAATGGGCCGATAGATGTCGTGCTTCTTAACAAACTCTCTGTCAGCTCTGCTCCTGTCGTACTGCCAGTCCCACCGCCTGAAGACATTTTACGAAAAGCCAAGTTGGCCATGTCCACGTCAGATGTGACAGAAAGCAGTTTTACACCATGTCAGCCTTCAGCTAACACCAGATATAGCCCCAGTTTTCTCCGGACGGCAATGGAGGACATGCAGCGTCTTGAGTCATCAACAGCTAGAAACCCTGAGTCGAACAGAACTGAGGCATCTGGAT TGCGAACTTTATCAAAAGAACTGGAGGAACTTCTACAGCCCACCAAGG AACTGATGAATGCTGATCTAATCAAACAGCTACTGACCTCTGAAG ttctttctcctctcctccgccTATCTCCGCCCCCATCTGAACAGGATTACGCTTGTAATCTGGATGAGAGTGAAGGCCTCTGTGACCTCTTTGACATCCCTGTGCTCAATGTTTGA
- the drc4 gene encoding dynein regulatory complex subunit 4, whose amino-acid sequence MSKEQLEEHIVRLREELDREREERNYFQLERDKIHTFWEITNRQLEEMKAERKNLDKDIEEDERRHQVDIRVYKQKMKHLLCEKENTISELKADGLVSTELVQKEQEQLDNELHKEMKAIKVDLQELDIEDIVKELELTHDEEMSKTRDTWEKQLAEIKAKYAKKMELLLQEHDNMRKNKFSEGEDHWNSYIAALHEDHCKALSDADALVKQMHEDMEMVNDSVKKQIEDMTMKQEQKKKDLVPVLQDNKRLSKLLSKALEENAEKEKKLSYKGMTRDSGEKIKKKQLNDLKWEHEALEQKFSKLQLERDQLYETFTLNIQKMQQRASVESELLERQLNALTDRLEKTQAQLNLVLSASNVDQTSLGGVTNKVEQNLDSSNNTIKNLQCKKAQISKARKDLLLAVEAKQRALGVPVEVLCEAL is encoded by the exons ATGTCCAAGGAGCAG ctGGAAGAGCACATTGTGCGCCTTCGAGAGGAGTTGGAtcgagagagggaggagagaaactACTTTCAGCTGGAGAGGGACAAGATCCACACCTTTTGGGAGATCACAAACAGACAGCTAGAGGAGATGAAGGCTGAACGGAAAAATTTAGATAAGGACATAGAGGAGGATGAGCGCCGCCACCAAGTAGATATCAGG GTGTATAAGCAGAAGATGAAGCACCTCCTGTGTGAAAAGGAGAACACAATCTCTGAGTTGAAAGCAGATGGTTTGGTCTCCACTGAGCTTGTGCAGAAAGAGCAAGAACAATTAGATAATGAGCTTCATAAGGAAATGAAGGCCATCAAGGTAGACTTGCAGGAGCTCGACATTGAAGACATTGTCAAGGAGCTTGAACTG ACACATGATGAAGAAATGTCTAAAACAAGAGACACCTGGGAGAAGCAGCTCGCAG AAATTAAAGCCAAGTATGCAAAAAAGATGGAGTTGCTGCTACAAGAGCATGACAACATGAGGAAAAACAAGTTCAGTGAGGGAGAGGATCACTGGAACAGCTACATTGCCGCTCTTCATGAAGACCACTGCAAAGCTCTCAGTGACGCTGATGCACTTGTTAAGCAAATGCATGAGGATATGGAAATGGTGAATGATTCCGTCAAG AAACAAATAGAGGACATGACGATGAAACAGGAGCAGAAGAAAAAGGACCTGGTCCCTGTCTTGCAGGATAACAAACGTCTCTCTAAGCTTCTCTCAAAAGCCTTGGAGGAAAAcgctgaaaaagagaaaaaattgaGCTACAAAGGAATGACAAGA GACTCCGGTGAAAAGATCAAGAAAAAGCAGCTAAATGATCTAAAATGGGAACACGAGGCACTGGAACAGAAATTCAGCAAG CTTCAGCTGGAAAGGGACCAGCTGTACGAGACGTTCACTCTGAATATTCAGAAGATGCAGCAGAGAGCGAGTGTGGAGAGCGAGCTGCTGGAAAGGCAGCTGAACGCTCTGACAGACCGTCTGGAGAAGACACAGGCTCAGCTGAACTTGGTGCTTTCTGCCTCTAACGTGGACCAAACTTCCCTCGGTGGGGTCACAAACAAAGTTGAG caAAACCTTGACTCCAGTAACAATACCATCAAGAACTTACAATGTAAAAAAGCTCAGATTTCCAAG GCCCGCAAGGATTTGCTCCTGGCCGTTGAAGCAAAGCAGAGGGCACTTGGTGTCCCTGTGGAGGTACTGTGTGAAGCCCTCTGA
- the LOC140995183 gene encoding stereocilin, with protein MKMAEKGPGMVTLRFTSIILCTVLLGQGSPENTGGGKEDSRNAILKEIISKWSTGSGWSPQKAPPETNEDQPVHPWVRNIMGSLKTLFPNKNLPSLNKPIDRHRLSGFLYNISLYLQEMGAELEEAPAEPDEDHLWEKVLHFFLQSEGSAALNQWNGRVPPRPSVRVQDWFLSLRGSPHWDWLLGLLQSLLSLSERQPNRPLLTYLSQNWRTVSAVLEASLQALISGTYGQASAGLQGFICALKGRSDCAFNVSWLQQLLRFLETRNWKPVVSLHPAGEGAEHSKASSAFGRFKPFSLPPEALRQDGFFVNASMDDMMATEDDPDFMQSLLLQALSRSGGGERGGHLAQKNLALVQSLDGLRRGLLHRVGSSVYDNLRKKVSRVTMALLDDVSTLVDVPQPNTQGRCSVGDLRQLILWGIRNNVTWNTQALGVMSQGLPSSLPFLSCPSTEGDEVRSKTAPSSRSTSKQNRLHELSTAPGRSQFNQPQTGKTRESIDLQKEMEFSTSIEILEAACNESIPGLTGVSNFTVFLYCKLFEGENGSVDPAVAQMGLDLHATCSDAAWYLSAAEEDFLWVHVCSEFFAHEFNNTVCANSSFWLQRAHQAALTKDYHFFNQTSIDELCVQLSVEPIGSPELDENCLAQLGSRSLSAQTFRHCFLPNNSVLISALCGRESPDSHQSLPEGSWAAAYCSKIPNLSHVDTIEETCQYKDWAVHHFTNSTLLELCGQTHGLREYICLNATLYHRLLRSMPQFADFCADLQAELEGRKCLLQRFFDMLPAPYEFDTSQLCVDPAPLLVEVVHKLSVCEVEGGEREGFLVALGYVLRVLDFMVGLSSGLDEGEREARQGLGQAILLSTLLDNTSWAALQPEASMSVLHTVGVFLRRERNATLKEDLLSCFSPVLWDLIQRDDNSSALRVLLQEYLQMPRDSIRTLVMSAEKDAVKRFLSHMHQSWDQLHVETDQASQKELQAMETMTAAFIHKFPRVTPELFVDLSQFIPFMSVSDIMSFPASLIVNDSVLTAIRDHSSGMKSLQKKAFVKRLLQSSVLGDVPTWPPYFLSSILPLLPYLPVSHFQQLTSQQLTPLIEFLGNGSLDGVRGRHVLRTLFNKKKNLTSDNILRLGVLTCYLDPVDLGSFLQDSAASLALWQQLAQCMSKGFISDSGRLSSWLIPAVQKLNVSSMDPSDLSAFTGLLPQLGASFLLSLPSQKLLEILSQPGLHRYSPAQAFQMLSKISKDTTLTMEKLCRLKPLHSGLSPAVLRDLQWPEITEAAHCQCWRTLLTELKPGHRAMLYNAMQEALHRDSQNSTQQLNCLLPFVPLRELKETLNGEAILRDISLYRNVLWSSQQAQLLFKKIQEFKNITNKMARDLGHIAGGMSCDFLRLWSNDTDFAELLQFVSELPGGVRPALRKCIVDELRKQPEPDLSALSSGFAATLPVTMIENLSNVSFRAVLEHIQAHFADFLRLPHYKQTNLAEKAVTELGSSPAEGEIDGTALDVLGPLLPFLDRDSLALVDRGALALRLEEMRGFCIPREALRDISALLTQKDLLGEPSKWQVGDVEHLGRLVFSLSTKQINSIPLMVLNKDTVEQVLVGQSRWEDSVMGGVCVTRCMDQHRHRQQTQSLIRGIVKARSRRAKVPVPSCADVRGTFPSAWTSTQLSRMSQEDLKQCVEVFAQDASMSSEQRRAVWVKLRQSFSPMRELRADQVLALGSVVTEMGERELYDANLTDLGLLAHLGTLTEWSPKKMRAVITGVMRKRKLKVEQLSTVDLATFGHLICGLYPSEIKRLSPYNLSMAVSFLRETSLPCTEQQMEALTSRLSRPEAFGPVSAWGPEVFTEIGTLAVGMEDMVLSALVQEQMEGITPEAIVLMNPKKMAVVFSAVQLSWLSAEQAWAVTTEQWAELDTEQRHAVGLARYEGDILLEQRGRNSSPVALNTDSFTVHSLALCLLLWLII; from the exons ATGAAGATGGCAGAGAAAGGGCCAGGGATGGTCACTCTTCGATTCACAAGCATCATACTTTGTACTGTTTTACTGGGACAAGGATCCCCAGAGAACACAG GAGGTGGTAAAGAGGACAGCAGAAATGCCATTCTTAAGGAGATCATTTCAAAATGGAGTACAGGAAGTGGTTGGAGTCCTCAGAAAGCTCCTCCAGAAACAAACGAGGACCAGCCTGTGCACCCTTGGGTGAGGAATATCATGGGGAGcctaaaaacactttttccaaACAAGAACCTGCCTTCTTTAAACAAGCCAATTGACAGGCACCGTCTGTCTGGCTTCCTCTACAACATCTCTCTGTACCTCCAAGAGATGGGTGCTGAGCTGGAGGAGGCACCAGCCGAGCCAGATGAGGATCATCTGTGGGAGAAGGTGCTGCATTTCTTTCTCCAGTCTGAAGGGAGTGCTGCGCTGAACCAGTGGAACGGCCGGGTGCCACCGCGACCCAGCGTCAGAGTGCAGGACTGGTTTTTGTCCCTGAGGGGCAGCCCTCACTGGGACTGGCTCCTGGGGCTGCTGCAGAGTCTGCTCAGTCTATCAGAGCGTCAGCCCAACAGGCCCCTCTTGACTTACTTGTCTCAGAACTGGAGGACAGTGAGCGCTGTGCTGGAAGCTTCGCTTCAGGCTCTGATCAGTGGGACTTATGGCCAGGCCAGCGCAGGCCTGCAGGGCTTTATCTGTGCTCTAAAGGGTCGTAGTGACTGTGCCTTCAATGTTAGCTGGCTTCAGCAGCTGCTGCGTTTCCTAGAAACCCGCAACTGGAAGCCTGTGGTCAGTTTACACCCAGCAGGGGAAGGTGCTGAACACAGTAAAGCCTCAAGTGCCTTTGGACGCTTTAAGCCCTTCAGCTTGCCTCCTGAGGCCTTAAGGCAGGATGGCTTTTTTGTAAATGCATCTATGGATGACATGATGGCGACAGAGGATGATCCAGACTTCATGCAAAGTTTACTCCTACAGGCGTTGTCACGCTCAGGCGGAGGAGAGCGAGGAGGCCACCTGGCACAGAAAAATCTAGCTCTGGTGCAGAGTTTAGATGGGCTGAGGAGGGGCCTCCTGCACAGGGTGGGTAGTTCTGTCTACGACAACCTGAGGAAAAAGGTGTCACGAGTAACCATGGCGCTGCTTGATGATGTCAGCACTCTGGTGGATGTGCCACAGCCCAACACTCAGGGCCGGTGCTCTGTTG GCGACCTGAGACAACTGATCTTATG GGGGATAAGAAATAACGTGACGTGGAACACTCAGGCTTTGGGCGTGATGTCCCAGGGTCTCCCGAGCTCACTCCCATTCCTGTCCTGCCCCTCCACTGAAGGAGATGAAGTGAGATCAAAAACAGCCCCCTCTTCAAGATCAACCTCCAAACAAAACCGCCTTCATGAACTCTCCACCGCACCTGGTCGCTCGCAGTTCAACCAGCCACAAACAGGGAAAACTAGAGAGAGCATCGACCTGCAGAAAGAGATGGAGTTCTCCACCTCAATAGAAATCCTAGAAGCAGCGTGTAACGAGTCGATCCCGGGCTTGACAGGCGTCTCCAACTTCACTGTGTTCCTCTACTGCAAACTGTTTGAAGGGGAGAACGGCTCAGTTGATCCCGCAGTGGCCCAGATGGGGCTCGACCTGCACGCCACGTGCTCGGATGCGGCTTGGtacctgtctgctgctgaggaggACTTCCTTTGGGTTCATGTCTGCAGTGAGTTCTTCGCCCATGAATTCAACAACACGGTGTGTGCCAACTCATCTTTCTGGCTGCAGAGAGCACATCAG GCTGCCTTGACAAAGGACTACCATTTTTTTAACCAGACAAGCATAGACgagctgtgtgtgcagctgtcGGTCGAGCCGATAGGAAGTCCAGAACTTGACGAGAACTGTCTGGCCCAGTTGGGCAGCAGGTCTCTCAGTGCCCAGACCTTCAGACATTGCTTTCTACCCAACAACTCCGTCCTGATCTCAGCTTTGTGTGGGAGAGAGTCCCCAGACTCGCACCAGTCCTTGCCAGAGGGCAGCTGGGCCGCGGCTTACTGCTCCAAAATACCAAACCTCTCCCATGTTGACACCATTGAGGAGACTTGCCAGTACAAGGACTGGGCTGTGCATCATTTCACCAACTCCACTCTTTTGGAGCTCTGTGGGCAGACACATGGATTGAGAGAGTACATCTGTCTAAATGCCACACTCTACCATCGACTCCTGAGATCAATGCCTCAGTTTGCTGATTTCTGTGCTGATCTGCAGGCAGAGCTGGAGGGCAGGAAGTGTCTGCTGCAGAGGTTTTTTGACATGCTCCCAGCGCCGTATGAGTTTGACACCTCACAACTGTGTGTGGACCCGGCTCCGCTGCTGGTGGAAGTCGTACAcaagctgagtgtgtgtgaggtggagggaggggagcgTGAAGGGTTTTTAGTGGCGCTGGGATATGTGTTGCGTGTCCTGGATTTCATGGTGGGCCTCTCTTCGGGATTGGacgagggggaaagagaggcgAGGCAAGGTTTGGGCCAGgccatcctcctctccactctcctcGACAACACCTCCTGGGCCGCACTGCAGCCAGAGGCCTCCATGAGCGTCCTTCACACTGTGGGAGTCTTCCTCCGCAGAGAGAGGAACGCCACCCTCAAAGAGGACCTGCTGAGTTGCTTCAGT CCTGTCTTGTGGGACCTCATCCAGCGGGACGACAACTCATCTGCTCTCAGGGTTCTGCTGCAG GAGTACCTCCAGATGCCAAGAGACAGCATTCGCACGCTTGTGATGtctgcagaaaaagatgctgtGAAGAGATTCCTCTCACATATGCATCAGAGTTGGGACCAGCTACATGTTGAAACCGACCAG gCCTCTCAAAAAGAGCTGCAGGCCATGGAAACAATGACCGCTGCTTTCATCCATAAGTTCCCCCGAGTGACCCCAGAACTGTTCGTCGACCTGTCTCAGTTCATTCCCTTCATGTCGGTCTCTGACATCATGAGCTTCCCAGCCTCCCTGATAGTCAACGACAGCGT GTTGACAGCAATTCGTGATCACAGCTCAGGCATGAAGTCCCTGCAGAAAAAGGCCTTTGTAAAACGACTCCTGCAGTCGAGTGTGCTGGGTGATGTCCCTACGTGGCCACCGTACTTTCTCAGTTCCATCCTCCCACTTCTACCTTACCTCCCAGTTAGTCATTTTCAGCAGCTGACATCACAGCAG CTCACTCCCCTGATAGAGTTTCTAGGCAACGGCAGTCTGGATGGTGTCCGGGGGCGCCACGTGCTCCGGACCCTCttcaacaagaagaagaacCTGACCAGTGATAACATTCTGAG GTTAGGAGTCCTTACATGTTACCTGGATCCAGTGGACCTGGGTTCATTTCTTCAGGACTCAGCTGCGTCTTTAGCTCTCTGGCAGCAGCTGGCTCAGTGCATGTCCAAGGGCTTCATCAGTGACAGTGGCAGG TTGTCCTCTTGGTTGATACCAGCCGTTCAGAAGCTGAATGTCAGCAGCATGGATCCTTCAGACCTGTCTGCCTTCACTGGTCTGTTACCTCAGTTAGGAGCGTCCTTCCTGCTGTCACTCCCCTCACAAAAACTCCTGGAAATCCTGTCACAACCAGGGTTACACAGATATTCTCCAGCCCAG GCTTTTCAAATGCTCTCCAAGATATCAAAGGACACCACT CTCACCATGGAAAAACTGTGCAGACTGAAGCCATTACACTCTGGTCTCTCCCCCGCTGTGCTCAGAGACCTCCAGTGGCCTGAGATCACTGAAGCTGCCCACTGCCAGTGCTGGAGAACgctgctaactgagctgaaGCCCGGCCATAGAGCCATGTTATACAATGCAATGCAGGAG GCTCTACACAGAGACTCTCAGAACAGCACTCAGCAGCTAAACTGTCTGCTACCATTTGTCCCTCTGAGGGAGCTGAAAGAAACCTTAAATGGAGAAGCAATCCTAAGAGACATCAGCCTGTACAGAAACGTACTCTGGTCGTCACAGCAG GCTCAGCTTTTGTTCAAAAAGATCCAGGAATTTAAAAACATCACCAACAAGATGGCGAG GGATCTGGGTCATATTGCAGGTGGAATGAGCTGTGACTTTCTGAGGCTTTGGAGCAACGATACTGATTTTGCGGAGCTGCTTCAGTTTGTTAGTGAGCTGCCTGGAGGCGTGAGACCTGCTCTG CGAAAATGTATCGTGGACGAACTGAGGAAACAACCTGAACCCGACCTCAGTGCTTTGAGCTCTGGCTTTGCTGCAACATTACC TGTGACGATGATAGAGAACCTCTCGAATGTTTCCTTCAGAGCCGTGCTGGAACACATTCAGGCACACTTTGCTGATTTCCTCAGGCTGCCACATTACAAGCAGACGAATTTAGCAGAGAAAGCCGTTACTGAGCTG GGCTCTTCTCCGGCTGAGGGGGAGATTGATGGCACCGCTCTGGACGTCCTGGGGCCTTTACTGCCTTTCTTGGACCGGGACAGCTTGGCTCTGGTGGACAGAGGAGCTCTGGCTCTGCggctggaggagatgagggGTTTCTGCATTCCCAGAGAGGCTCTGAGAGACATTAGTGCCCTCCTCACTCAGAAAGACTTGCTCGG GGAGCCATCCAAATGGCAAGTTGGGGATGTGGAACATTTGGGCAGGCTGGTGTTTTCTCTCTCGACAAAGCAGATTAACTCCATCCCACTG ATGGTGTTGAATAAAGACACAGTGGAGCAGGTCCTAGTGGGTCAAAGTCGCTGGGAGGACAGTGTGATGGGTGGGGTCTGTGTTACTCGGTGTATGGACCAGCATCGCCACAGACAGCAGACTCAGAGTCTCATTCGAGGGATTGTCAAAGCACGGAGCAGGAGGGCAAAAG TGCCAGTTCCAAGCTGTGCCGATGTCAGAGGGACATTTCCCTCAGCTTGGACGTCCACTCAGCTCAGCCGAATGTCACAGGAAGATTTGAAACAGTGTGTAGAAGTTTTTGCTCAAGATGCCTCAATGAGCTCTGAGCAGCGCCGAGCAGTGTGGGTGAAACTCAGGCAG TCCTTCAGTCCGATGAGAGAGCTGAGAGCAGATCAGGTGCTGGCTCTGGGCTCAGTAGTGACTGAGATGGGAGAAAGAGAGCTTTACGATGCCAATCTCACTGATCTGGGTTTATTGGCACATCTGGGGACACTGACAGAGTGGAGCCCTAAAAAG ATGAGAGCAGTGATTACAGGTGTGATGCGGAAACGCAAACTGAAAGTGGAGCAGCTATCCACCGTTGATCTGGCAACATTTGGCCATCTGATCTGTGGCCTGTATCCCTCAGAGATCAAAAGACTGAGCCCATACAACCTCAG TATGGCTGTGTCATTCCTGCGGGAGACATCCCTGCCTTGCACAGAACAGCAGATGGAGGCGTTGACAAGCCGTTTGTCCAGACCTGAGGCCTTTGGTCCAGTCAGTGCTTGGGGACCAGAAGTTTTCACAGAAATTGGGACATTGGCAG TGGGCATGGAGGATATGGTGCTGTCGGCTCTGGTACAAGAACAAATGGAAGGAATCACCCCTGAAGCCATCGTCCTAATGAACCCAAAGAAGATGGCA GTGGTGTTTAGTGCGGTTCAGTTGTCGTGGTTGAGTGCGGAGCAGGCGTGGGCTGTCACCACGGAGCAGTGGGCAGAGCTGGACACTGAGCAGAGACACGCTGTTGGACTCGCTCGATACGAAGGCGACATCCTGCTTGAGCAGAGAG GGAGAAACTCGTCTCCAGTGGCcctgaacacagacagcttCACTGTACACTCACTGGCTCTGTGCCTCTTGTTATGGCTAATAATTTAA